A genomic stretch from Sulfobacillus thermosulfidooxidans includes:
- a CDS encoding PIG-L deacetylase family protein has product MDLSSLLPIPDLLQAKRLVAFAPHPDDNEVGAGATIARLRRQGCEVIYVIATKGDAGSDDPQMAAGELTRLRQQEQRHALQILGDGPIIFWEYPDTLLRDHEKALQQDVLKVIREYQPDFVMAPDPWLPYEAHPDHRTLGHAVATGVIMAPFARAFAQSVTPVSSPAIAFYGSAWPNTYIDVTETFDLKLAALAAHESQFGPPLGPQLMMYLTLYAEENGQKIGAKRAEPFKVLTPHHLHFNAYTWRC; this is encoded by the coding sequence ATGGATTTATCCTCGTTACTGCCCATTCCCGATTTGTTGCAGGCAAAAAGACTGGTGGCTTTTGCTCCCCACCCCGATGACAACGAGGTGGGGGCAGGTGCCACCATTGCGCGCCTAAGACGGCAAGGATGTGAAGTGATTTACGTCATTGCTACGAAGGGAGATGCAGGCAGTGACGATCCCCAGATGGCAGCCGGTGAGCTAACACGGTTACGCCAGCAAGAACAGCGGCACGCTTTGCAAATCTTGGGGGATGGCCCTATTATTTTTTGGGAGTATCCCGATACGTTGCTCAGAGATCATGAAAAAGCACTCCAACAAGACGTGTTGAAAGTGATTCGAGAATATCAACCGGATTTCGTGATGGCCCCCGATCCGTGGTTGCCTTATGAAGCCCATCCTGATCACCGCACCTTGGGGCATGCTGTGGCCACGGGCGTGATTATGGCGCCTTTTGCCCGTGCCTTCGCCCAAAGCGTTACGCCAGTATCCTCCCCGGCTATTGCATTTTATGGGAGTGCCTGGCCCAACACCTATATCGATGTTACCGAGACCTTTGATCTGAAATTAGCCGCGTTGGCGGCTCATGAAAGCCAGTTTGGCCCCCCGCTAGGGCCTCAGCTGATGATGTATTTGACATTATACGCCGAAGAAAATGGGCAAAAGATTGGAGCCAAACGCGCGGAACCGTTTAAAGTGTTAACGCCCCATCATTTGCACTTTAATGCCTATACCTGGCGCTGTTAA
- a CDS encoding NADH:flavin oxidoreductase/NADH oxidase yields MAKLFEPFTLKDLTLKNRIMMSPMCQYSVWDEDGKPNEWHYVHYISRAVGGTGLIMMEMTDVDPNGRITVRDLGLWSDDQIPAFRRIIDQVHRYGAKIGIQIAHAGRKTESPSLKPVAPSAIAFSERYRVPQALSIDEIHRLIDNFGLAAKRAVKAGVDTIEIHGAHGYLIHQFMSPLSNRRSDVYGEPTRFGVEVIESVKSHIPHGMPLIMRLSATEYVDGGYDFLALEKMAQVYRDHGVDMFDISSGGNASVVPKMYPGYQVPYAATLREHLNVPVIAVGMLETPELAEFVLEQQQADLIAIARGMLRNPYWANFAAQALGGTIQVPPEYDRAFPKDFVQRAHE; encoded by the coding sequence ATGGCTAAATTGTTTGAACCGTTTACCCTCAAAGATTTAACGTTAAAAAACCGGATTATGATGTCGCCCATGTGTCAGTACTCTGTATGGGATGAAGATGGCAAGCCCAATGAGTGGCATTATGTTCATTACATATCGCGCGCTGTCGGGGGCACGGGTCTCATTATGATGGAAATGACCGATGTTGATCCTAATGGCCGTATTACCGTAAGAGATTTAGGGTTGTGGTCTGATGATCAAATTCCGGCATTTCGCCGGATTATTGACCAGGTTCATCGTTATGGTGCCAAAATTGGGATACAAATTGCGCATGCTGGCCGCAAAACGGAATCGCCCAGTTTAAAGCCCGTGGCCCCGTCAGCCATTGCGTTTTCAGAACGTTACCGGGTTCCCCAGGCTTTGAGCATCGATGAGATTCACCGCTTGATCGACAACTTTGGGCTTGCTGCCAAGCGTGCGGTTAAAGCGGGGGTCGATACCATCGAAATTCATGGAGCGCATGGGTATTTGATTCACCAGTTTATGTCGCCCTTATCCAATCGTCGTAGCGATGTTTATGGAGAACCGACCCGTTTTGGTGTAGAGGTGATTGAATCGGTCAAAAGTCACATACCTCACGGTATGCCTCTGATCATGCGACTGTCAGCGACCGAGTATGTTGATGGGGGCTATGATTTCCTGGCGCTTGAAAAAATGGCTCAGGTTTACCGCGATCATGGTGTCGATATGTTTGATATTTCTTCTGGCGGAAATGCTTCCGTTGTGCCCAAGATGTATCCGGGGTACCAAGTTCCCTATGCCGCCACATTACGTGAGCATCTCAATGTGCCGGTGATTGCGGTCGGCATGTTGGAAACGCCTGAACTCGCCGAATTTGTGTTGGAGCAACAGCAAGCCGACTTGATTGCGATTGCGCGGGGAATGTTGCGCAATCCTTATTGGGCCAATTTCGCAGCGCAAGCCCTAGGGGGAACGATTCAAGTGCCTCCTGAATACGACCGCGCCTTTCCTAAAGACTTTGTGCAGCGAGCGCACGAGTGA
- a CDS encoding thiamine pyrophosphate-dependent dehydrogenase E1 component subunit alpha: MAQRETLSGLHIDWQKLKTMYYYMVLSRKLDERMWILNRQGKAPFVISCQGQEGAQAGVAMALDPSVDWIAPYYRDLGVVLAFGMTPREVMLGLLAKKDDPSSGGRQMPAHYGHRAKRIFTGSSPVTTQVTHAAGLALAIKLRHQPGIAAVFLGEGSTSQGEFHEALNFAAVHKLPLIVVVENNGYAISVPQAHQMAVLNVADKAQGYGIPGVVVQGSDPLAVYEATLAARERALLGEGPTLIEAKTHRYTPHSSDDDDKTYRPEGELAREKADDPLVVFRQWLTNQGQWDDQQEQELLHQVRQIVDDATDYALNAEDPDPKTLMDHVYFSPPSS, from the coding sequence ATGGCGCAGAGAGAAACACTCTCTGGGCTCCACATTGACTGGCAAAAATTAAAGACCATGTACTATTACATGGTACTAAGTCGGAAGCTTGACGAACGCATGTGGATTTTGAATCGTCAAGGGAAGGCGCCGTTTGTGATTTCTTGCCAAGGACAAGAAGGCGCACAAGCTGGTGTGGCAATGGCATTAGATCCATCGGTGGATTGGATTGCACCATATTATCGCGATTTAGGTGTGGTGTTGGCTTTCGGCATGACGCCCAGGGAAGTCATGTTAGGGCTTTTGGCGAAAAAGGACGACCCGAGCTCGGGGGGCCGCCAAATGCCTGCCCATTATGGTCACCGGGCCAAGCGGATTTTTACAGGATCGTCACCGGTTACAACACAGGTGACTCACGCTGCAGGCCTGGCCTTGGCGATTAAATTACGCCACCAACCCGGCATTGCCGCGGTGTTTTTGGGTGAAGGCTCAACGAGTCAGGGTGAATTTCACGAAGCCTTAAATTTTGCTGCGGTGCACAAATTGCCGTTGATTGTCGTGGTAGAAAACAATGGATATGCCATATCGGTGCCCCAAGCCCATCAAATGGCGGTATTAAATGTGGCCGATAAGGCGCAAGGATATGGGATTCCAGGAGTGGTGGTTCAAGGGTCGGATCCCCTCGCGGTCTATGAAGCGACGTTGGCTGCGCGCGAAAGAGCACTTCTTGGGGAAGGGCCGACACTTATTGAGGCCAAAACACACCGTTATACTCCGCATTCCAGTGACGACGACGACAAGACGTACCGTCCTGAAGGGGAATTAGCCCGGGAAAAAGCTGATGATCCCCTGGTGGTTTTTCGGCAATGGCTCACTAATCAAGGGCAGTGGGATGATCAGCAAGAACAGGAGCTTCTTCACCAGGTGCGCCAAATCGTGGATGATGCCACGGATTACGCGTTAAATGCGGAAGATCCTGATCCCAAGACCTTGATGGATCATGTCTATTTTTCACCGCCGTCATCCTAA
- a CDS encoding 23S rRNA (pseudouridine(1915)-N(3))-methyltransferase RlmH gives MAQHWRLLTVGRPKDRAISQMIDEYRMRLGSWQPLDWVVAPEIGYKSGQESETLEREAKAITKHLDPTDFVILLDIEGQQVTSEALSRQLARYQEQSFAVVFVIGGSLGVSPRVRERANWRWSLSPLTLPHALAQLITVEQIYRAFSIIHHHPYHKV, from the coding sequence ATGGCACAACATTGGCGCCTTTTAACGGTGGGCCGGCCTAAAGACCGTGCGATATCCCAGATGATTGATGAATACCGGATGCGTCTTGGATCATGGCAGCCGCTTGATTGGGTGGTGGCGCCAGAAATTGGCTATAAAAGTGGTCAGGAAAGCGAAACGCTAGAACGCGAAGCCAAAGCGATTACTAAACATCTGGACCCCACCGACTTTGTTATTCTTTTGGATATTGAAGGTCAACAAGTGACATCTGAAGCCTTGAGCCGGCAATTAGCCCGCTATCAGGAACAAAGTTTTGCGGTTGTTTTTGTGATCGGTGGCAGCCTTGGGGTCTCTCCGCGGGTGCGTGAGCGAGCTAATTGGCGATGGTCTCTTTCACCTTTGACATTACCTCATGCTCTGGCTCAGTTAATTACGGTCGAACAGATTTACCGGGCCTTTAGCATAATTCATCATCATCCCTATCACAAAGTTTGA
- a CDS encoding nucleotide pyrophosphohydrolase, which produces MTIQEMQQQVDAWISQFEEGYFSPSTMILRLAEELGELAREVNHVYGEKPKKASEPDGSIAMELGDMLFVLVSFANSLHLDLTDVFQAVMTKFQTRDQNRWTKKSAESANPSHFDVQKGG; this is translated from the coding sequence ATGACAATCCAAGAGATGCAGCAACAAGTTGATGCCTGGATAAGCCAGTTTGAAGAAGGATATTTCTCACCCTCGACGATGATTTTGCGCTTGGCCGAAGAATTAGGTGAGCTTGCACGTGAAGTGAACCATGTTTATGGAGAAAAACCAAAAAAGGCCTCAGAGCCCGATGGATCCATTGCTATGGAACTGGGGGACATGCTGTTTGTTTTGGTGTCCTTCGCCAATTCCCTGCACCTGGATTTAACGGACGTTTTTCAAGCCGTCATGACCAAATTTCAAACGCGGGATCAAAATCGGTGGACGAAAAAATCTGCTGAGAGTGCAAACCCCAGTCATTTCGATGTTCAGAAAGGCGGGTAG
- a CDS encoding MFS transporter — protein MSTKTVSETLNEAPLNLFHLRAVLTAGMGFFTDAYDLFIIGAALILIKGQWHPSATMTGLLGSTALIAAFVGAFVFGRLADVFGRKSIYGLEAGLMALGAILSAFSPNIFWLIVFRFIMGIGIGGDYPVSAVLMSEYANAKDRGKLVSLVFSMQALGLIAGPIVALTLLASGIQADIAWRLMLGLGAVPALAVIILRRRMPESPRYVAQVKGKTKEAVISLKGYAGQEAQAIDEVNPRQKLSLGQMLSQGRYWLLLLGTAGSWAVFDYAYYGNSISLPLVLKMVAPHSSAMTSIAWSLIIFAVAAVPGYILAFLTIDSIGHKKLQWIGFLVMGLSFATLGLVPNITHDVLPFLLIFGLSYFFAEFGPNTTTFVMASEVYPTSVRTTGHGISAGLAKVGAFIGVFIFPVMSKALGLNGTLLITAGFSMLGILLTMLLPEPSRQTLEEISSPQPPILSKRA, from the coding sequence ATGTCCACGAAAACTGTTAGTGAAACTCTCAATGAGGCACCGCTCAATTTATTTCATTTACGCGCTGTTCTTACCGCTGGTATGGGCTTTTTTACTGATGCCTATGACCTGTTCATTATTGGGGCGGCTCTCATTCTGATTAAAGGACAATGGCATCCATCGGCCACCATGACGGGTCTTCTCGGATCTACCGCTCTGATCGCAGCTTTTGTTGGCGCCTTTGTTTTTGGTCGCTTAGCAGACGTCTTCGGTCGGAAAAGTATTTATGGATTGGAAGCAGGATTAATGGCATTAGGGGCAATTCTCTCGGCATTCTCTCCCAATATTTTTTGGCTTATTGTGTTTCGCTTCATTATGGGTATTGGTATTGGAGGCGATTATCCGGTATCGGCCGTCTTAATGAGTGAATATGCCAATGCCAAAGACCGGGGTAAACTGGTCAGTTTAGTCTTCTCCATGCAAGCCTTAGGACTCATTGCGGGTCCCATCGTCGCTTTGACTTTACTCGCTTCGGGAATTCAAGCCGATATTGCTTGGCGGTTGATGTTAGGTTTAGGTGCCGTGCCCGCCTTAGCAGTGATTATTTTACGCCGACGCATGCCGGAATCTCCTCGGTATGTGGCCCAAGTCAAAGGCAAAACCAAAGAGGCTGTCATCAGTCTCAAAGGCTACGCGGGTCAGGAAGCTCAAGCCATCGATGAGGTTAATCCTCGTCAAAAACTCAGTTTGGGACAAATGTTGTCGCAAGGTCGCTATTGGTTACTTCTTCTCGGCACCGCCGGCAGTTGGGCTGTTTTCGACTATGCATACTATGGCAATTCCATTTCCTTGCCCTTAGTGCTGAAAATGGTAGCTCCCCATAGTTCTGCCATGACATCGATTGCCTGGTCCTTAATTATCTTTGCTGTCGCCGCAGTGCCCGGTTATATTTTAGCCTTCTTGACCATCGACTCGATCGGTCACAAAAAATTACAGTGGATCGGCTTTTTGGTTATGGGATTGTCCTTTGCCACCTTAGGTCTAGTCCCGAATATTACCCACGATGTGCTACCCTTCCTTCTCATCTTTGGGTTAAGCTACTTCTTCGCAGAATTTGGTCCCAACACCACCACTTTCGTCATGGCTAGTGAGGTCTATCCCACCAGTGTCAGAACCACAGGTCACGGGATCTCCGCGGGACTGGCCAAGGTGGGAGCCTTTATCGGTGTGTTTATCTTCCCGGTTATGAGCAAAGCCTTAGGACTCAATGGTACCCTTCTCATTACCGCGGGTTTCTCGATGTTGGGTATCCTTCTCACCATGCTCTTACCAGAACCCAGCCGCCAAACTCTTGAGGAAATCAGCAGTCCCCAGCCGCCTATTCTCTCGAAACGCGCATAA
- a CDS encoding gamma-glutamyltransferase family protein — protein sequence MNVKAQCPNASVWASHAMVASGHPLASQAGLKMLHQGGNAVDAAIAMAFATGVLMPDMAGLGGEAFVLYQAPNREITAYLGSGWLPIGYDESKLPKSLTLPLHQGASVSVPGALDLYWRLHQDGGRLPWSLVIEPAKRLAEEGFPVDTRLAQSLQEMTVLQEEAPSCQSVFFPQGQPLAEGELLKQPALANTLQLLQEQGRDGFYRGEIAHDIVQAVAEAGGFLDYRDLHTHETETAKPLSLSFGPYTIYQTPPPSQGVVMLEALAMLGPDFPKDWRQTGSNVHRVIESLRWAFYDRREYLGDPLWQHFDPYQLLTEQWIDKRRAGISSRASSIDTHLKEGDTTSLLAVDDEGHVVSFIHSLALSFGSYVFVPQRGFFLNNRAGRSFNRIVGHPNQATPGKRPMHTLNTYIVTSGDQFYLAGNTPGGDGQPQWNLMILLDLLQAQALPHEAVSAPRLTIGPATDAHTLSQQSYVALESRFAPHVIDDLRKRGHNVRVLGPLSGGGSAQVIMRRSGNWVGASDPRGIGQTLGY from the coding sequence ATGAATGTAAAGGCTCAGTGTCCGAACGCCAGTGTGTGGGCGTCCCATGCTATGGTGGCATCAGGGCATCCCTTGGCTAGTCAAGCCGGACTAAAGATGCTGCATCAAGGTGGTAATGCAGTGGATGCGGCCATTGCCATGGCCTTTGCTACCGGGGTATTAATGCCGGATATGGCGGGACTCGGAGGGGAAGCATTCGTTCTCTATCAAGCTCCTAATCGCGAGATCACAGCCTATTTAGGGAGTGGATGGTTGCCCATAGGATATGATGAGTCGAAACTTCCCAAGTCGCTCACGTTACCGCTCCATCAAGGCGCATCGGTTTCTGTCCCGGGAGCCCTCGATTTATATTGGCGCTTGCACCAAGATGGGGGTCGCCTTCCGTGGTCGCTGGTTATCGAACCGGCCAAAAGATTGGCGGAAGAGGGGTTTCCGGTCGATACCCGCTTAGCGCAATCTCTTCAGGAGATGACGGTGTTGCAAGAAGAGGCGCCGTCTTGTCAAAGCGTATTTTTCCCCCAGGGCCAACCGCTTGCTGAAGGAGAATTACTGAAGCAGCCCGCGTTGGCAAACACCTTGCAGCTTCTTCAGGAACAAGGTCGAGATGGTTTTTACCGGGGAGAGATCGCTCATGACATTGTCCAGGCGGTCGCAGAAGCCGGTGGCTTTCTTGACTATAGGGATCTTCATACGCATGAAACCGAAACGGCCAAACCGCTTTCGCTGTCTTTCGGACCTTATACCATCTATCAGACACCGCCGCCCTCGCAAGGAGTTGTCATGTTAGAGGCACTGGCTATGCTGGGACCAGATTTTCCCAAGGATTGGCGGCAAACGGGGTCTAACGTTCACCGGGTAATTGAATCCCTCCGCTGGGCTTTTTATGACCGCCGTGAATACCTTGGAGATCCGCTCTGGCAGCATTTCGATCCGTACCAATTATTAACGGAACAGTGGATTGACAAACGGCGGGCGGGCATCTCATCGCGGGCCTCGTCCATTGACACCCATCTGAAAGAGGGGGACACCACCTCCTTATTAGCGGTGGACGACGAGGGACACGTGGTCTCATTTATTCATAGTCTGGCTCTGTCCTTCGGGTCGTATGTTTTCGTGCCCCAACGCGGTTTCTTTTTAAATAATCGTGCTGGTCGGTCCTTTAACCGGATTGTGGGGCACCCCAATCAAGCAACTCCAGGGAAACGGCCTATGCACACCTTAAACACCTATATTGTTACCTCGGGAGATCAATTCTATCTAGCTGGCAATACCCCAGGAGGGGACGGACAACCACAATGGAATTTGATGATTCTACTCGATTTATTGCAAGCACAGGCCTTACCCCATGAGGCGGTGAGCGCTCCGAGGCTAACGATTGGACCAGCGACCGATGCCCATACCCTAAGTCAACAATCCTATGTGGCCCTGGAATCACGTTTTGCTCCTCACGTGATCGACGATTTGCGAAAGCGCGGTCACAATGTGCGCGTTCTTGGACCGTTAAGCGGGGGCGGATCGGCACAAGTGATTATGCGGCGTTCTGGAAATTGGGTCGGCGCATCGGATCCTCGTGGCATTGGCCAAACCTTAGGGTATTAA
- the lpdA gene encoding dihydrolipoyl dehydrogenase: MAETQFDLIVLGGGTGGYVAAIRAAQLGLKTALVDKAKVGGTCLHQGCIPTKALLNTAEVLHTFKHAGDYGLVAQDVALDYPKAVARKNKVVDQLYRGVQFLLKKNKVSVFEGYGRLKGAQRVEVLAQDGTTTLLEAKDILIATGSVPRQLPNVPFDGQRVLSSDDVLSRSDIPSSVVILGGGAIGVEFASMYNDFGSQVTIVEMLPHILPQDDEEVAEQLTKLLTRRGIKIYTSASFDPSSLKIEDNKIHADVVKADQSRVPVDGDVLLVAIGRKAVTENLGLEDVGVEIQRGFIVVDDHYRTNVPHVYAIGDVIGGYLLAHVAAHEGMIAVETIAGKNPELLNPHRVPRVTYSRPEVASVGLSEQEARTQGYEVKVGIFPFRANGKSLILGEADGMVKLVADKKTDALLGAHIVGPHASDLINEMALAKFLEATAWEVAESVHAHPTVSEVLHEAALAVDGMAIHI; encoded by the coding sequence ATGGCAGAAACGCAATTTGATCTCATTGTATTGGGCGGTGGCACCGGCGGATATGTTGCCGCCATTCGTGCCGCCCAATTAGGACTTAAAACCGCTTTGGTTGATAAAGCAAAGGTGGGAGGAACCTGCTTGCACCAGGGGTGTATTCCCACTAAAGCCTTGTTGAACACGGCAGAAGTGCTACATACCTTTAAACATGCGGGCGATTATGGGCTTGTAGCTCAAGACGTGGCATTAGATTATCCCAAAGCGGTAGCGAGAAAGAACAAAGTCGTCGATCAACTGTACCGGGGCGTACAGTTTTTGTTGAAAAAGAACAAAGTGAGTGTATTTGAAGGCTACGGACGGCTTAAAGGAGCTCAGCGGGTTGAAGTGTTAGCTCAAGACGGCACAACTACCCTCTTAGAGGCTAAGGATATTCTCATTGCCACAGGTTCTGTTCCGCGCCAATTACCGAATGTACCTTTTGATGGTCAGCGGGTTTTAAGCTCGGATGATGTGTTAAGTCGTTCCGATATCCCGTCCTCGGTGGTCATTTTAGGCGGGGGCGCTATTGGCGTGGAGTTTGCTTCCATGTACAATGATTTTGGCTCTCAGGTCACCATTGTGGAAATGTTACCGCATATTTTACCGCAAGATGATGAAGAAGTGGCTGAGCAATTAACCAAGCTGTTAACCCGGCGCGGCATTAAGATTTACACCTCTGCAAGTTTTGATCCATCTTCATTGAAGATTGAAGACAACAAAATTCATGCAGACGTCGTAAAAGCCGATCAAAGTCGAGTCCCAGTCGATGGCGATGTCCTATTAGTGGCTATTGGCCGCAAAGCTGTCACGGAAAATCTGGGATTAGAAGACGTCGGTGTCGAGATCCAACGCGGCTTTATTGTCGTGGATGATCACTACCGCACCAATGTCCCCCACGTCTATGCCATCGGCGATGTGATTGGAGGATATTTGTTAGCGCACGTGGCGGCCCATGAAGGCATGATTGCTGTCGAGACGATTGCCGGTAAAAATCCTGAATTGCTCAATCCACACCGGGTTCCGCGGGTCACTTATTCCCGTCCCGAAGTCGCATCCGTGGGCCTCAGTGAGCAAGAAGCCAGGACGCAAGGTTATGAAGTGAAAGTGGGCATATTCCCATTTCGCGCCAATGGCAAATCCCTGATTTTGGGAGAGGCCGATGGCATGGTAAAATTAGTCGCTGACAAAAAAACGGATGCGCTGCTTGGAGCACATATCGTGGGTCCTCACGCGTCGGACCTCATTAATGAGATGGCCCTGGCCAAGTTTTTGGAAGCGACAGCATGGGAAGTGGCTGAAAGCGTACATGCTCATCCGACCGTTTCGGAAGTGCTTCATGAAGCGGCTTTGGCAGTGGATGGCATGGCCATTCATATCTAA
- a CDS encoding thiamine pyrophosphate-dependent dehydrogenase E1 component subunit alpha, with amino-acid sequence MASINLTPELLKEMYYYMALSRALDDRMWILNRQGRAPVVYSANGHEAAQVGSVMALNRGEDWIVPYYRDLAMVLAYGETPREVMLHLLGRADDPNSGGRQMPAHWGLKRRHIFTTGSVVATQDVHATGLALASKILKDGRVAMASFGEGSTSQGEFHEALNFAAVHKLPVIFLNENNGYAISVPARKQMAIMDVAARAQGYGMPGVIVDGNDPVKVYEVTAEAVERARRGEGPTLIEAKTYRFVPHSSDDDDRAYRSREEVAEWKKRDPVITFEKRLLDEKIMTPDELKAMQQRIKDEVNDATDFAEKAPLPDPSTLGRYVYAE; translated from the coding sequence GTGGCTAGTATTAATTTAACTCCCGAACTGTTGAAGGAAATGTATTATTATATGGCGTTATCACGGGCCTTGGATGATCGGATGTGGATTTTAAACCGCCAAGGCCGGGCGCCAGTAGTATACTCGGCCAATGGCCATGAAGCCGCCCAAGTCGGGTCGGTGATGGCTTTAAACCGCGGCGAAGACTGGATTGTTCCCTATTACCGGGATTTAGCAATGGTCTTAGCTTATGGGGAGACGCCGCGTGAAGTCATGTTGCACTTGTTGGGACGCGCTGATGATCCCAATTCCGGAGGACGGCAGATGCCTGCCCACTGGGGACTCAAACGGCGGCACATTTTTACGACTGGGTCTGTGGTGGCAACCCAGGATGTGCATGCGACGGGTCTGGCACTGGCTTCGAAAATTCTCAAAGATGGTCGGGTGGCAATGGCTTCCTTTGGGGAAGGCTCAACGAGTCAAGGTGAATTCCATGAAGCGTTGAATTTTGCGGCAGTTCACAAACTTCCTGTCATTTTTCTCAACGAAAATAATGGATATGCCATTTCGGTCCCGGCACGGAAGCAAATGGCCATTATGGATGTGGCTGCCCGGGCCCAAGGCTATGGCATGCCGGGGGTCATCGTCGATGGCAATGACCCGGTCAAGGTCTATGAAGTGACTGCTGAAGCCGTGGAACGGGCACGACGCGGTGAAGGGCCGACGTTAATTGAGGCCAAAACTTACCGCTTTGTTCCGCATTCGAGTGATGATGACGACCGGGCTTATAGATCCCGGGAAGAAGTGGCGGAATGGAAGAAGCGAGATCCCGTTATTACTTTTGAAAAACGGTTGCTGGATGAAAAGATTATGACGCCAGATGAACTCAAAGCCATGCAGCAACGGATTAAGGACGAGGTCAATGATGCCACGGATTTTGCCGAGAAGGCTCCATTACCCGATCCCAGTACATTAGGACGGTATGTTTACGCCGAATAA